Sequence from the Symbiopectobacterium purcellii genome:
TCCAACCCTACGCCTGATACGTTACGGTATGGCCAATCAGACACTGGAACATTTACCGCCTGGCACCTGGAGAGAGATTCTCGATGTTTAAACCGCATGTTACCGTGGCCTGTGTGGTACAGGCAGAAAACCATTTTTTAATCGTTGAGGAAGAGATTCGCGGTAAGGCAACCTGGAACCAGCCCGCGGGACATCTTGAGGCTAACGAAACACTGATTCAGGCAGCCCGACGCGAACTGTGGGAAGAAACCGGCATCAGCGCCGCGCCGCAGTTTTTTCTGCGTCTTCACCAGTGGATTGCCCCCGACCACACGCCGTTTCTGCGTTTTTGCTTTACCATTGATCTCCCAGCAAGACATCCAACCACCCCACATGACAGCGATATCAGTTGCTGTCACTGGCTCACCGCTGAGGAGATCCTGCATTCCACGCAGTTGCGATCGCCGCTGGTGGCAGAAAGTATTCGCTGCTATCAGACGTCGGAACGCTACCCGCTCAGCCTGTTGGGAGCCTTTAACTGGCCTTTTGAAATACCCAATGCGCAGGATTAGCCATGCAGCCCTGACAACATCATGATAAAATATCCCGCTTGTTTTTCATGCTGACGCGTTGAAGTCCTATGAGCCGCGCGTCAGCACTTCAGTTCGTGAGACGCCCATGTCAGATAACAGCCAGAAAAAAATCATTGTCGGGATGTCCGGCGGTGTCGATTCTTCCGTTTCCGCCTACCTGTTACAGCAACAGGGTTATCAGGTTGAAGGCCTGTTCATGAAGAACTGGGAGGAAGACGATGACACCGAGTATTGCTCTGCCGCTACCGATCTGGCCG
This genomic interval carries:
- a CDS encoding NUDIX hydrolase, producing MFKPHVTVACVVQAENHFLIVEEEIRGKATWNQPAGHLEANETLIQAARRELWEETGISAAPQFFLRLHQWIAPDHTPFLRFCFTIDLPARHPTTPHDSDISCCHWLTAEEILHSTQLRSPLVAESIRCYQTSERYPLSLLGAFNWPFEIPNAQD